A portion of the Halalkalicoccus tibetensis genome contains these proteins:
- a CDS encoding CoA ester lyase, with protein MSDVTLRRTQLATPASDENFMESASNSAADEVFLDLEDSVAPNSKPDAREPLIDAAQSHDWSGKVLSFRMNGIDTEWWYDDVIDVVSAAGEHIDDIIIPKVKGASDVHTVENLLTQVEENAGLEVGAIGLEPQIEDGEGMHNVHEIAHASDRLSSIIFGPGDYSAAMGTPGLDIGQFPDYPGHYWHHALSECNAAAKSAGIPCLDGPYADIEDEQGFRDSCNNANMIGCDGKWAIHPSQIEIANEIFAPDPETAERAQRIVEEYAQAMEEGKGAVKVDGQMVDEATNKMAQDIVDKAEAADIL; from the coding sequence ATGAGCGACGTGACACTACGACGGACACAACTGGCGACGCCGGCGAGCGACGAGAACTTCATGGAGAGCGCCTCGAACAGCGCCGCCGACGAGGTGTTCCTCGATCTGGAGGACAGCGTCGCGCCGAACTCGAAGCCCGACGCCCGCGAGCCGCTGATCGACGCCGCCCAGAGCCACGACTGGAGCGGCAAGGTGCTTTCCTTCCGGATGAACGGCATCGACACCGAGTGGTGGTACGACGACGTCATCGACGTCGTGAGTGCCGCCGGCGAACACATCGACGACATCATCATCCCGAAGGTCAAGGGCGCAAGCGACGTCCACACCGTCGAGAACCTCCTGACCCAAGTCGAGGAGAACGCCGGCCTCGAGGTCGGCGCGATCGGCCTCGAACCGCAGATCGAGGACGGCGAGGGGATGCACAACGTCCATGAGATCGCCCACGCGAGCGATCGCCTCTCGAGCATCATCTTCGGGCCCGGCGACTACTCGGCGGCGATGGGAACTCCGGGACTGGACATCGGGCAGTTCCCCGACTACCCCGGCCACTACTGGCACCACGCGCTCTCGGAGTGCAACGCTGCCGCGAAGAGCGCCGGAATCCCCTGTCTCGATGGTCCGTACGCCGACATCGAGGACGAGCAGGGCTTCCGCGACTCGTGTAACAACGCGAATATGATCGGCTGCGACGGCAAGTGGGCGATCCACCCCAGCCAGATCGAGATCGCCAACGAGATCTTCGCGCCCGACCCGGAGACCGCCGAACGCGCCCAGCGCATCGTCGAGGAGTACGCCCAGGCGATGGAGGAGGGCAAGGGCGCGGTGAAGGTCGACGGCCAGATGGTCGACGAGGCGACCAACAAGATGGCCCAGGACATCGTCGACAAAGCGGAAGCCGCCGACATCCTCTGA
- a CDS encoding VOC family protein, which produces MELIHVNVNVADAEETIAFYEQLGFEESWEFETPDGETQNRYIADENGIELQLSDTNGEEEFEPGSAWDHLAIGVDDVDAVFEEIDHHGVDKEPGDQPEAGARTAFVRDPDGRRVELVESLD; this is translated from the coding sequence ATGGAACTCATCCATGTGAACGTCAACGTCGCGGACGCCGAGGAGACGATCGCCTTCTACGAGCAGCTGGGCTTCGAGGAGTCCTGGGAGTTCGAGACGCCCGATGGCGAGACCCAGAACCGATACATCGCCGACGAGAACGGGATCGAGCTCCAGCTCTCGGACACCAACGGCGAGGAGGAGTTCGAGCCGGGCAGCGCGTGGGACCACCTCGCGATCGGGGTCGACGACGTCGACGCGGTCTTCGAGGAGATCGACCACCACGGCGTCGACAAGGAACCCGGCGACCAGCCTGAAGCGGGGGCCCGCACCGCGTTCGTGCGCGACCCCGACGGCCGACGCGTCGAGCTCGTCGAGTCGCTCGACTAG